One segment of Chthoniobacterales bacterium DNA contains the following:
- a CDS encoding sugar transferase gives MLARKQEINLQLNEVADAAILGVTFWLCHWLRFNGILSLDSSPEIPEFKYFAWVLAVIVPFGPFFMELQGYYHYPLEKTVWKSVGQIARAGFWLLVLVAACSFLLKLPIPSRSVILFFIAAAPVVLILKERLLTTIYQRSLRDGAVSERILIVGEPAKMREVEAGFTRSQRLEINVIERVPLLSEDMEPLVEAIHKHSVGRVLLAFSKIELNVVQKAIEACELEGVEAWLCADFIRTSIARPTYEILAHRPMLVFRTTPDISWALLVKSVLDRTVAAVGLILLSPLFLLVAIGIKITSPGPAIFSQKRAGRHGRPFTMFKFRSMQTNAEMRRAELLAYNVMTGPVFKIESDPRVTPFGRFIRKTSLDELPQLLNVLLGDMSLVGPRPLPVYEVEQFESAAHRRRLSMRPGLTCLWQIRGRNSVTNFSDWVRMDLEYIDNWSLFLDLWILVRTVPVVLLGLGAK, from the coding sequence CAATTCTGGGCGTCACGTTCTGGCTGTGTCACTGGCTGCGTTTCAACGGCATCCTCAGCCTCGACAGTTCTCCGGAAATCCCGGAGTTCAAATACTTTGCCTGGGTTCTGGCGGTCATCGTGCCCTTCGGCCCGTTCTTCATGGAACTGCAAGGGTATTACCACTACCCCCTCGAGAAGACGGTCTGGAAATCCGTTGGCCAGATCGCGCGGGCCGGCTTCTGGCTCCTCGTGCTCGTCGCGGCCTGCTCGTTCCTTCTGAAGCTGCCCATCCCAAGCCGGTCGGTCATCCTGTTCTTCATCGCCGCCGCACCGGTCGTGCTCATTCTCAAGGAACGCCTCCTCACGACCATCTACCAGCGCTCCCTCCGTGACGGCGCCGTCAGCGAGCGTATCCTGATCGTCGGCGAACCCGCCAAGATGCGTGAGGTGGAAGCCGGCTTTACTCGCAGTCAACGCTTGGAAATCAACGTCATCGAGCGGGTGCCCCTTCTCTCCGAAGACATGGAACCGCTCGTCGAGGCGATCCACAAACACTCTGTCGGCCGCGTGCTCCTTGCCTTCAGCAAGATCGAACTCAACGTCGTGCAAAAGGCCATCGAAGCCTGCGAACTCGAGGGGGTCGAAGCCTGGCTCTGCGCGGATTTCATTCGCACCTCCATCGCCCGCCCCACCTACGAGATCCTCGCCCATCGCCCGATGCTCGTGTTCCGAACGACGCCGGATATTTCCTGGGCTCTCCTTGTGAAGAGCGTTTTGGATCGCACCGTCGCGGCCGTCGGACTCATCCTGCTGTCCCCGCTCTTTCTGCTCGTCGCCATCGGCATCAAGATCACTTCTCCGGGGCCCGCCATCTTTTCCCAGAAGCGGGCCGGTCGGCACGGGCGCCCGTTCACCATGTTCAAATTCCGCTCTATGCAGACGAATGCCGAGATGCGCCGGGCGGAATTACTCGCCTATAACGTGATGACCGGCCCCGTCTTCAAGATCGAAAGCGATCCCCGCGTCACCCCCTTCGGGCGATTTATTCGCAAGACCAGCCTCGACGAACTGCCCCAGCTGCTCAACGTCCTCCTCGGAGACATGAGCCTCGTCGGTCCGCGCCCCCTTCCTGTTTACGAAGTCGAGCAATTCGAAAGCGCCGCCCATCGCCGCCGCCTGAGCATGCGTCCCGGCCTCACCTGCCTCTGGCAGATCCGCGGCCGGAACTCCGTGACCAACTTCTCCGACTGGGTCCGCATGGACTTGGAATACATCGACAACTGGTCCCTGTTCCTCGATCTCTGGATCCT